From Cotesia glomerata isolate CgM1 linkage group LG3, MPM_Cglom_v2.3, whole genome shotgun sequence:
TGATTACGATGCTAATAAAAAAGCTGCGGAAGAAATCacatttaaaagaaaaaggaGGAAGAGGTCAAAGTTTGCGGAGTTAATGGCGAAGAAAAAACAGGAATATAATCCTGCTAAAGATGGGtcttttaaagattttattgTCAAGAATTACGCATTGGACTATGAAGATAAGGTTGGTGATAATACGTTCAGGTTTAAGTATCGTCAAGTCACGCCAAATGATTACGGGCTAACTGTTGAAGAGATTATGATGGCTGATGACAAAGAATTGAACAAGTGGTGCTCTCTGAAGAAAGCTCTGGAGTACAAGGATGAAAATACCGAGCAAAGGCTGGCTAggatttataaacaaaagagTTTAAATGAGAACTTTAAACGGAAAGTTCTTACCAGTTTGTACAAGCCTTTTGAGGAGGAAGTTGATGAAGAGATCAAGAAGGAGCTGGTTAATGGAGAAAATGCGGATGATGGggagaaaaagaagaaaaggaaGAGGAAGAAAGGAAAGAAGAATAATGAAGCAAGTGATGGTAAGAATAATCAAGCTGTTGAAGGTAAAATTATGGAGGTGAATGGAACTGATGAAAAGAATGATAAAAATGTAGCTAAAGGTGAggaagaagttaaaaataagaagaagaagaagaagaagttaGTTGTTAAAGAAGAAGTTGATGATAAAGCTGAGGTGATTGAAAAGAAGGATGAAGTTGTTAAtgagaagaagaaaaagaagaagaaggaaaaGGAAAGTGAGGTTGCTAAGGTGAATGAAGAAAAGGGGACTagtgaagaaataaatgtAGCGAAGGGTAAAAAGAAGAGAAAAATGGACAATTTGCAAAATGGTGAATTTGATACTAAAGAACCGCAAGCGAAAAAAGCTAAAGATGGTTctgatgaaaatataaataaagggcagaagaaaaagaagaagaagaatgaGAATATACCAAAACCAACGAAGCCTCATAATCCAATTGCTTCATTAAGTGATGAGAGACTTAAAGCTTACGGTTTGAATCCAcgtaaatttagaaataaattgaagtataataaaaataatgaaaaataaaatgatttttattaataaaataaatgaaaaaaaaaatcagactTGTTGATTTCAAACAACTGAATCCTTAAGTagacatataaataaaataaatagatatataTTAGAGATTTTTTACAGgggaataataaaatgataaacgaCGTTTGCGGATTAAGCGGTGAGAATGAAATCCTCTTGTTCAAGCGTTTGTTTTTCTACAATCACCGTCATCTAAGCTGTCCCATATGTTGGTACGAATTCTCTATCAAGCTTGTATGGATCTACTGAcacgagttttttttttttattttaagaatagaGGTTTTTTAAAGCCCGAGTCATCGAGCGGAAAAATAATTCcgtgattgtaaaaattagctTTAGTTGGTTTTGAAGAGAGGTGACGAAAGATGAGTAGcataagtaaaataataaaaagatagAAATGACCGTGGTATCAGTGGTAGTATTAAAGTGTAAGGGAGACATGAGCACAACCCCTCGGGTGCGATAAATCAATTGGTCCCCTAGCTACTTTAGATTCGAGAGAGACCAGCTCGGTAGCAGGTGGCTCGCACGCCCACTGTGTATATCCACCGCTCACTTCTCTAATTCTCAATTAATGTCATTCGGATATTACTTTAACAGAAAACTTGATCCATACATGGCTAAACAACGATTTACATTTTTAGTACATGGATTTAGGGAAACAAACTCCATCTGTTTTTTAACTTGTAACTCTTgagattttaataatcaatttttttcgttccaaaaaaaaaaaaataaaattattatttgctgatgaacttattttaaaattatgataatgaatttagaaaattttatagatttttatacaattttaattatagtaaaaaaatttagtcagaAAATTCTATTAGCCAAAAATaggaatttttagaaatattttcttttcaatacctgattaaaaaattaaatattaaaaaatttatacaaaaagtttggaaaatccaaaattgattaaaataaaatgaaaattaatttagcagatatttgataattttaagaattttgtaacaaataaattattacaaaaaaaattagaaaaaaaaaattgacatgtagaaattttaaaaaattaaaaatgcaattttttaaaaataaatttgttagttaaaaaaaatcaggaaagattatttttaatgttattatttactaatgttaaacaaaataattgttatttaaatatattttatatcccTGACGTGttatttgacttgatataaGTGCACTCATATTATCTTATAAGTgcgatataattaaaaaaaaagtcaatatcactttcgagaaaactgctttttttgacatgtcgagagtagagcaATTACTtcaacgcttcgcttatgaggcgtgcaattgtcaagtgtctgctaatttcaatACTATTTAAAATCATTGAATTTAAGAAtgttattcataaataattaaaaattaatacttgcTGTTTCATTctgcaatattttatttttaataaaaacaaatgtcgtgcttaatgaaatattaatatgtTGGCGTATCGTGTTTAGTTATGCTCATAATAATGTCAGTCATAGAAATAATGTGGAGACGAAAAAATCTACTAGAGGCACTTCTGcctattttcataataaatgttATATTTTGTCACGGAGTTATACCATATCCAAGTGTCAGCAAGTCAAggatttttcacttttttctttactcaattattacaaaaattggCCACTTCATCTACATGGTCTATGTTTACCTGAGATATTTTACCGATTTTTGGATCCAAGATTTTCagttgatatattttatccttacaataataataaatgtttcaatgaatattaatattattgtcaGTTGGTTTTACAAAactgtaagtattttttttattttatttattaaaccagaaaatattacagataatcaatatataatataatataataaatgacaTATCTGTCCTATAGAGATGCATGACATCTGTTCATAGGACtggtataaattaaaatacaaatcaAGAAAGCTAGTttgcatatataattaatttataatagtagtttaGAGAAAAATCATAAGTCACATTGCTTTATCCATCGAATTAGACTTATATTAAGTAATTTGGTTTTATCGGTATGAGGTCTCataccatcagagaaaatttaggtgaaattcacaattaaaattcgtttatcgacaattattgttagagaaagatgtaattcttactcagtgtaactttttcagtaactgaaaaaataattcagacagcccagaccaggactcgaacctggatcttttggttacgcgccaaatgctctaccagttaagctatctgtCCTTAAGCTACTAcctaattttactattgtaaaatcattatttattttattatttaaataagtgttatattataatgagattcggtaaaataaataaattatgaattatgactatccaaatatattataaaaccaatttttatattatatttatgataaacccatatgatacattatgtagatcatagaatcattgtcatctaagacagcagcacagcagacagAAACTTCAAAACGCACGGAGATCAATAAAGTGAAGTagcattgagcagggttaatagttggatgggtgaccgctggtgttataaccgtaaaattatagctagatttttttttgcattttaattggttacagagaattgcgtaggaccatattaaatactctatccataaaattaacccaataattaattagttgtaataaatatataattaaattttgttatatataattatatatgattagatatgattatatttggccatttttcatacataatcatatataaccaatttatatataaatattttttctcgggctGTTTCTTGATTTACCAAACTTAttgagtgtttttttttttttttacagagaaaactaaaaattaatatgcttaaatatttactatggcattaaagttagctgtcactgaaccatttttcaatttttttttaataaaaaaatttgttctaaaaaattatttaaaaaaaattgcatttaaaaatttttaaaatctctacgtgtcaattttttttttgttataatttatttgttacaaaaattcttaaaattattgagtatctgctaaattaattttcatatatttactactttttcattaaaaaaatataattgagaatataattgaggatggttttacttgtatcactgtagagtgttttacaagggagggtggggaattattgtctctccacttttttctccgcaatataatctctcaaccccgtcattataactctcaaccactttttcgtctccacccccctgcatgtcgggattttttctttcatgcccgacacacatgtgctgcgactgtggccgacttacgcgttataatcagtacctgcatttgcattacggtcttaaatagtatggaggtacttctataatgacattttacctccataactatacgggaaaaccacagaaaacccgaccggtacagaggctggcaatgaaacgcacatattcttagtttataatcattgaaaaatattggtgcgcgccggaatcgaaccctggtctcactctttcgaaatgcaggtaccgagccgattaggctattgccaaccttcattaaaaaaatatattattcatagaaaaaaattatacatctAACTCGGTCATTTTTTAGTCATACGTGGGTATTCAAAGATATGAAgagatataaattttgatggtattattttacaatagaTGTAACTAACCCATGCATTGCACTGGAAAGTCATCCATTTAATGTATTGCTGAAAATAGCTACATgcgataataattaaatatttatagctTGGATCAGTGACGACATTATATACAgcttattatattaaaaatgaataattaatactatttaaaagtttgaagaaagaaaatatttagttgCATGACAAACAGTGtagtttttatcatttaaaagcTAGATATTGTGAGATAGTTGATGAGTTGCGTGAAACGGATGCACTAAAgatatatttgtaataaattaaaaggcTATATTTGccgtattaaatattaaatattcacttAACAAACACGCTAATCACAATTAGCATTATTATGTCACATAATAAACTCAGTTATTGTAAAAATGTGGAAACCAAAGAGTCTTATAGACACACTGGTGCCTATTTATATTCTTCATGTGTTATTTTGTCATGGAGTTATACAACAtccaaatattaataaatcaaaaataaattactcctTCTTGTGGTCGATAGTGTCGACAATTTTGTATTGCGCTTGTTTTATCTCTGTATTTTGGTTACGAATTAATCCATCTTGGTACAGTGAGGGTCCTAAGGTGACTTACATGATTCTGATAATAGCAGTATTCTTCACAATGAATGTTAATAGTGTTGTCAGCTGGATTTACAAAAATGtaagttataaaattcgaAGTGTCCATTCATCCGATTTTcgaatgattatttttttttaaatcatacgattatcgtataaataactattatttatttgtccgacaattttcaaagtaaataattgtaccgaaatcttttaaatttaattttaaaaaaatgtttataattattttaatttttaacttcccgctaagaaaatcgaagattttcaaaaatcgggaagttattgttttcaccccgtttcgcaaaaatcgagttttcatcagatctcgacgtttgaaggtcacaggaagcttccctgactatccccgcgaggttgtcacagtgtctgtgtgtgtgtgtgtgtgtgtgtgtgtgtgtgtgtgtgtgtgtgtgtgtgtgtgtgtgtgtgtgtgtgtgtgtgtgtgtgtgtgtgtgtgtgaaagtatgtgaaccgtttataacttttgaacggcttgaccgatttcatcgcggttggtgccattcgaaagggcttgactaaacttagattttgaaaactatttggaccgattcagatcaatagattttgagaaatcttaaaaaaactgaaaaaaaaatgtttttcaaatgtggtttttatggaataacttttaaacggcttaaaggttcaattctaaaaactaatcagctcttaaactcaaaaaactacgtcgatcgccaccagtccggtcaaaatcggttgattcgttcgagagatatcgtgaacgaaagaaaaccaaaaaaaattttttcggaataactccaaaattcctagcgcgatcaattcaaaatttgagattttttatgaggcttgaaaaactgcgtcgaatgcttctaaccgcgtaaaaatcggtttattcatttaaaagttattgcggtttaaaaattcaaaaaatagtgtcttatcaaatctctatcagacttttgagctcgaagagctttaaagcataggaaagcaatctctttgagctcggagagctcaaaataacccataaattgtatttttgagctcgaagagctcaaaaacgtcattagtacaattttaagcgcctaagtatggaattagcgggaagttgcagggatggccttcagggtcaaccgttttcctaattttttttttttttggttatcaaattaaactgttatatttttttattgtcatatatttgtatatagtttatattatatatgtatatatatatgaagaatatatcaaaatgcatgtaggtactcaaatgaaagctcttgatggtgtaacatcaagatgagcttatatctttaaaaacgtcaatagttgagaaagtacagtgcaatttaaaaaattcattatttaataaagcaaaattttatttatttatagtgactgcaaggttgctagtatttattaatgatgTAAGATGGCAAAAATTAGAGaaggaaaagaaaaaatgaggAGAAGAaaaggaatttattttaaagttgtcggacaaataaataatagttattcATCCGATTAtcgtattaataaaaataaaaataatcgtcCGATAGTCGGATAACTAAACTTTTCCTTTATTTACACCATTGTCGTATgaataactattatttatttgtccaacaatttttaaaataaattccctcattaaataataactattataatagtttataattttatgaattatattttctttgttgctttaatataaaattaactctattttcattaatataaaaattgtcgtacaaataattatttattattcatacgACAATCGTATGACTAGCAAcagtcaataaaatttataaaactaatcattcttattactaaaattgtgaatattttgctataggaaatCCTGATACTGAATTCGAAACTAATGAAAAGTGATGAGCTTCTTAAGAATTTAGGAGTGTCGATAAATATTCAACGTGAATTTGCACTTTCAATGAAATTTGCTGTTGGAtggttcatttattcattttatatcaatGCAGTTGCCATTATTTGGTATGATAAATCTTTTGGACTATTAAATGTCTTCATGACAGTCTTCACTTTTCATCATGGATTCCACGTTAATTGTATCGTcgatttaacattttttttgctaataattCACATGAAAGCACGATTTGAagggataaataaatttctatcagaTTTATTTAACCTTcaatccaaaaatttgttacaaaatGTGGAAGCGTATCACAAATGGGCGATTTCGAGGCAAACAAATTTCGAAAATGATTTCACCTTAACTTTTCGCAACATCAagtaagtatatttattactcagtaaaaaattttgtgttaaaaatttttatgttaaatattgaacacttttttgtgttgatttaatagaataagtgttaaatttacacataaaagtgttaaaaattaaacacaaaaatttttaactctaagttttttgacgcaatgacgaaaaattttttactgtgtacgaTTTTTCATGTCTTCTGAAGATATTACAAGACTTTGGTTTTTCCAGGCGCATtcatttagaattaaaaattttgtgtaacgaaattatgaaaatatacgGATTCTCAATATCTCTGATGATACTTACAATGTTTTTTCTCGTAATCGTgcagatttttaatatttatacagCAATCATAAACACAGAAGTTAAACTAAGTGACAAATCATTGCAACTTTTCAGTATGTCAAGTTGGGTTTTAATCGcacttctaaaattttttagtgtaaaCTATGCTTGTGCTGAAGCAATCAATGAGGTAAGTcctagtttaaaataaattgaatttttaatcgtcctattaattttttaaagtggaACAAAACGGGGGAAATAATTCACATGTTGGAAATAGACTCTGAAGATTCGAAATTCCAGAGAGAAATTCAAAAGTTTTCGATTCAAATCCTCCAAAATCCATTGAAATTTACACCATGCGGGTTTTTGGAtctcgattattattttataaaagatgTGAGTCCTTGTTAGAGAAATAATCAGTATGAACgcttatattatttagaattttttagtttgctGGATCGGTGATGGCGGAGcttgttttattaattcaaacgACTTCAAGCGATAATTCTTCATCGCAAAGAaaggattaaaaattgataagtaattaataacttaatatttatttatttgcttgTAAAGAAACGTCCTCAGCAATTTACAACAATATGTTACATTTTTATGTGTAGAATGtttagttaatatttatatacaataaatagCATCTGTAAAGAGAAGATATATTTAAGAGATTTGAGAGAAGaggaagagaaaaaaaaaattaaaaagaaaaaaaatttttagtaattgataattgataatcaCTAATTGATagtttataattactatttgtACACCtgaaatgttattattttagaatcaCCCTTTTtgctttactttttattttatctgctGGTCCtccaaaaatgtcaatataaACAGCATATTTGTTGATAACTTTGCCTATTCTGTATATGAGTGTTTCTCTGTAAGGAcatcttaaatctgtacaaagttgtccgaccaaattatgtttgattttattagaaaaaaaattaacaaaggCTGCAAAgctatcagcttaatcataataaataaacagccgatttaatttttgttttttcgatatttgtgtgtcttttgccatataacatgacaggggactgtttgcTAGAggacggttttttttttttatcaaattgagaaaaatcaagcaaactatttcaatgcattcgaCTTTTCAAGTtttcaatgaatgtttacattaattagaataatattaagacttatggatccaattttataaataaattataaataaaaatagtagcCAGGGggctgagttttgaagtggcccagacacatgtttccagcacaaacggtgttttgacactaaataaaatggcgataaagcgctaacagccctatggttattaactcaaagCTAGTTAGgcccttataaaccttacagaACATAAAATagcacgctggatttttttttttggttttgaacttctggcaggggactgttcttaaaacgcctgggacaaactttggtttaatgaatttaatgaaacaaattaattttcaatacttCTTATTGAAGacgattgttagttaactaattaagtttataaacattttggacaaattatatatattatgggcaaataacttaaaatttaatcttaaagtttcaattttgggaatgggacagcccaggggactgttatttcggtggtttacgaatttatagcaaaaaaaccaaaatttatttcactttAGTTTTCAaagctccaaatagaaatgtatttttactttcgtaataaattttttttagtaacaaaataacaatttttctaataaaaaaaattaggaaaacggttgaccctaaaggccatccctgcaacttctcgctaattccatacttaggcgcttaaaattgcaccaatgacgtttttgagctcttcgagcttaaaaatacaatttatgggttattttgagctctccgagctcaaagaaattgctttcctatgcttttgagctcttcgagctcaaaagtctgatagagatttgataagacactattttttgaatttttaaaccgcaataacttttgaatgaataaaccgattttcacgcggttggcagcattcgacgcagtttttcaagcctcacaaagaatctcaaattttgaattgatcgcgctaggaatttcggagttattccgaaaaaacacttttttcggttttctttcgttcacgatatctctcgaacgaatcaaccgattttgaccggactggtggcgatcgacgtgatttttcaaggttaagagctgattagtttttggaattgaaccataaagccgtttaaaagttattccaaaaaaaccacatttgaaaaaaatttttttttcagttttttgaagatttctcaaaatctattgatctgaatcggtccaaatagttttcaaaatctaagttttgtcaagccctttcgaatggcaccaaccacgatgaaatcggtcaagccgttcaaaagttataagcggttcacatactttcacactcacacacacacacacacacacacacacatacatacagacaccgtgacaacctcgcggggatagtcagggaagctttctgtgaccttcaaacgtcgagatctgatgaaaactcgatttttgcaaaacggggtgaaaacaataacttcccgatttttgaaaatcttcgattttcttagcgggaagttaaaaatgccTGGTACAGCAAAAAACaaccttacagagaatcacccatataattaagaaatgatgttaaaattaagaaagtgtgattttgtgaatttaaaatcattttatcttactggatatattttaattaaatgagcacttagaaatttaatttattatccgCGACCTCGCAAGTCAGTATATTGATCAAAACACATTCAATCAACACTCGAtcataactttattattttccaaCTAAACTAACTCTATAGAAGCTTGCGATGtcacaacaacaataataaattaaaataaaaattagtaaatgatAGATGTAAGGTCATACATTTTATGATTATAAGCGATGttatttatacaattaatGTCCATACAAATGGTCAGTCGTGTCATCATGTggaaaccaaaaaattttcttcaagcATTGTTTcctatttgtattttaaattttttattttgtcatgGAGCTgtagaatttttgaatattgataaatcaaaaactaaatacttttttttatacaccGTAATTACACTTGTAATTCATCTGAGTAGCTACACCTATGTATTGTTTCATTACTTTGACCTTTATTGGGTATCTGGTTACCTACTAtcgtattttataaatataaatataacattTTTTGTGATGATTATCAATATCGTCGCCGGGTGGGCCTTCAAAACTGTGagtgttacaaaaaaattaaattaataaatattaataattaaatctttgatttttttgtcgACAGAAAAGTGCAATGATTAACACAAGATTAATAAAAGCTGATTTAATGCTTCATAACTTAGGAATACcagtgaattttaaaaaagaatttttttttagcattaaAATCGCCGTTTTTTGGATTGtctatctattttttattaatataagtaTGGTATCAATTTACCAAAatcacaatttattattaagaacTTATTTGGTAATTGTTATTCAACATGCAGATTacgttaatttaattattgatctgTCATTTTATCAGTTAATAAATCATATGAAAGTacggtttaaaaatattaataaaatattgatcgATATTTTACAATTGCAAAGTAATAATTCAACGCATAAAGAAGAAACTGATTACAAATGGgctattt
This genomic window contains:
- the LOC123260778 gene encoding putative gustatory receptor 28b, whose translation is MWKPKSLIDTLVPIYILHVLFCHGVIQHPNINKSKINYSFLWSIVSTILYCACFISVFWLRINPSWYSEGPKVTYMILIIAVFFTMNVNSVVSWIYKNEILILNSKLMKSDELLKNLGVSINIQREFALSMKFAVGWFIYSFYINAVAIIWYDKSFGLLNVFMTVFTFHHGFHVNCIVDLTFFLLIIHMKARFEGINKFLSDLFNLQSKNLLQNVEAYHKWAISRQTNFENDFTLTFRNIKRIHLELKILCNEIMKIYGFSISLMILTMFFLVIVQIFNIYTAIINTEVKLSDKSLQLFSMSSWVLIALLKFFSVNYACAEAINEWNKTGEIIHMLEIDSEDSKFQREIQKFSIQILQNPLKFTPCGFLDLDYYFIKDFAGSVMAELVLLIQTTSSDNSSSQRKD